In Amaranthus tricolor cultivar Red isolate AtriRed21 chromosome 5, ASM2621246v1, whole genome shotgun sequence, a genomic segment contains:
- the LOC130813646 gene encoding ABC transporter B family member 9-like: MDRQESVSILDIILSYEFILGRFKCPRDRDSELYDSKPILFNDTIRANIAYAKQGNATEKEIIEVATSANAQNFISGLPQGYNHLMGERGVQLSGGQKQRIAIARAIIKNPKILLLDEATSALDAESERIVQDALDVVMIDRTKVIIAHRLATIKRADTIALLKNGVIAEKGTHDQLMGITHGLYASFVASMLLPPYRARIYFSILS, encoded by the exons atggaccgtcaggaa tctgttagtattttggacataattcTCTCATACGAATTtattttggggcgattcaagtgcccacgcgatCGCGACTCGGAGCTATACGATTCAA AGCCAATATTATTCAATGACACTATCCGAGCCAACATAGCCTATGCAAAGCAAGGAAATGCAACTGAAAAAGAGATCATTGAAGTTGCGACATCAGCAAATGCGCAAAACTTCATCTCGGGACTACCACAAGGCTATAACCACTTGATGGGAGAAAGAGGGGTGCAGTTGTCAGGCGGACAAAAGCAAAGAATAGCCATTGCAAGAGCCATAATCAAGAATCCTAAAATTCTGCTTCTTGATGAAGCCACAAGTGCACTTGATGCTGAGTCTGAACGAATCGTGCAAGATGCTTTGGACGTTGTGATGATTGATCGAACAAAGGtgatcattgctcatcgtttagcCACCATTAAGCGTGCTGATACCATAGCCTTACTGAAAAATGGGGTGATTGCTGAAAAGGGAACACATGATCAGCTCATGGGAATAACTCATGGACTTTATGCTTCATTTGTTGCTAGTATGCTGCTTCCACCTTATAGAGCTAGGATTTACTTTTccatattatcataa
- the LOC130813217 gene encoding conserved oligomeric Golgi complex subunit 4: MVYKAPPPPSPTSITNPSSPTTTSQQQFSIKFGTPEALSQLHNLTDVGTITRLLHECIAYQRSLDFDLESLLSQRSSLDNHLSSLLKSAEILSIVQSDADHILSSVRSTSVLAENVSAKVRELDLAQSRVSSTLLRLDAISQKSACIDSVKMSLESDDYESAAEHVKKFLEIDSKFRDSSGTSQREELIGYKKQLESIVKKKLLAAIDQRDHPSVVRFIRLYPLLGIEEEGLQVYVSYLRKVISMRSRMEFDQLVELMESSFSTNGSGNNLVNFVACLTNLFSDIVLAVEENDEVLHSLCGEDGIVYAICELQEECDSRGYLILKKYMEYRKLMKLTEEIVSFSKNLLSVGSAEGPDPREVELYLEEILSLSRLGEDYTAYMLSKIKGLSSIDPEVVPRATKAFRSGNFSKGLHEITEFYVILEEFFMVENVKKAIKIDEHVSDSLTTSMVDDVFYVLQSCCRRAISTSKSKSVVTVLAGAANLLSNEYLEALQQKMREPNLGARLFLGGVGVQKTGTEIATALNNMDVSSEYITKLWHEIEEQCTEVFPAPADREKVKSCLSMLGEVSNSFKQALNAGMEQLVATVTPRIRPILDNVATISYELSEAEYADNEVNDPWVQRLLHAVETNAAWLQPVMTANNYDTFVHLIIDFITKRLEVIMMQKRFSQLGGLQLDRDARALVSHFSSMTQRTVRDKFARLTQMATILNLEKVSEILDFWGENSGPMTWRLTPAEVRRVLGLRVDFKPEAIAALKL; encoded by the exons ATGGTGTACAAGGCGCCTCCACCGCCATCGCCAACCTCAATCACCAATCCTTCATCACCAACCACCACATCCCAACAACAATTCTCCATCAAATTTGGAACTCCAGAAGCTCTATCTCAACTCCACAACCTCACCGATGTCGGTACAATCACTCGCCTACTTCATGAATGCATCGCTTACCAACGTTCTCTTGACTTCGATCTTGAATCTCTCCTCTCTCAACGTTCTTCTCTCGATAATCATCTCTCTTCTCTCCTCAAATCTGCTGAAATCCTTTCAATCGTTCAATCTGATGCCGATCACATCCTCTCTTCCGTTCGATCGACTTCTGTCCTCGCTGAAAATGTTTCTGCTAAAGTACGTGAACTTGACCTAGCTCAATCGCGTGTTTCTTCTACTCTTCTTCGCCTTGATGCCATTTCTCAGAAATCTGCTTGTATTGATTCTGTGAAAATGTCATTAGAGTCTGATGATTATGAATCTGCTGCTGAACATGTTAAGAAGTTTCTAGAAATTGATTCCAAGTTTCGAGATTCTTCTGGAACTTCTCAAAGAGAAGAGTTGATTGGTTATAAGAAACAGTTGGAAAGTATTGTTAAAAAGAAGCTTCTTGCTGCTATTGATCAAAGGGATCATCCTTCTGTTGTTAGATTCATCCGCCTTTATCCTCTTCTCGGTATTGAAGAAGAAGGATTACAg GTGTATGTGAGTTACTTGAGAAAGGTAATTTCAATGAGGTCTAGGATGGAGTTTGATCAATTAGTGGAGTTGATGGAGAGTAGTTTTTCGACTAATGGTAGTGGTAATAATTTGGTTAATTTTGTTGCTTGTTTGACTAATTTGTTTTCGGATATTGTGTTGGCGGTTGAAGAGAATGATGAGGTTTTGCATAGTTTATGTGGGGAAGATGGGATAGTTTACGCGATATGCGAGCTTCAAGAAGAGTGTGATTCAAGGGGATATTtgatattgaaaaaatatatggAGTATAGGAAATTGATGAAATTGACGGAAGAGATTGTCTCTTTTAGCAAGAATTTACTTTCAGTTGGGAGTGCAGAGGGTCCTGATCCGAGGGAGGTGGAATTGTATTTGGAGGAGATTTTATCTCTTTCCCGGTTAGGTGAAGATTACACAGCTTATATGTTGTCAAAGATCAAAGGGCTGAGTTCTATTGATCCAGAGGTTGTTCCTCGAGCAACCAAGGCTTTTAGAAGTGGGAATTTTAGTAAGGGCCTTCATGAGATTACTGAGTTTTATGTCATTTTGGAGGAATTTTTCATGGTGGAGAATGTGAAAAAAGCTATTAAGATTGATGAGCATGTGTCCGATAGCTTGACAACTTCCATGGTGGATGATGTTTTCTATGTATTGCAAAGTTGTTGTCGAAGGGCCATATCCACTTCCAAAAGCAAGTCTGTGGTTACTGTTTTGGCAGGCGCTGCCAACTTGTTAAGCAATGAGTATCTTGAAGCTCTACAACAGAAGATGAGGGAGCCCAACCTTGGTGCAAGGCTGTTTCTGGGAGGCGTTGGTGTTCAGAAAACTGGAACAGAAATTGCTACAGCTTTGAATAATATGGATGTCAGTAGTGAATATATCACTAAACTCTGGCATGAAATTGAGGAGCAATGTACAGAG GTATTCCCAGCACCAGCTGATAGAGAGAAAGTAAAATCTTGTCTGTCCATGTTAGGAGAGGTGAGCAACAGTTTCAAGCAGGCATTGAATGCTGGCATGGAACAACTTGTAGCTACTGTCACACCTCGGATACGCCCAATTTTGGACAATGTAGCAACAATTAGCTACGAGTTATCTGAGGCTGAATATGCAGATAACGAGGTTAATGATCCTTGGGTACAAAGGCTTCTTCATGCCGTTGAAACTAATGCAGCTTGGCTTCAGCCTGTAATGACTGCCAACAATTATGACACCTTTGTCCATCTCATCATTGATTTCATCACCAAGAGGCTTGAAGTCATTATGATGCAGAAAAGGTTCAGTCAACTTGGAGGTTTACAACTCGACAGAGATGCTAGGGCTTTGGTAAGTCATTTCTCAAGCATGACTCAACGAACTGTAAGGGATAAATTTGCTCGACTTACCCAAATGGCAACAATTCTAAACTTGGAAAAGGTCTCTGAAATTTTGGATTTCTGGGGGGAGAACTCGGGGCCAATGACCTGGAGACTGACTCCTGCCGAGGTGAGAAGAGTGCTGGGTCTCAGAGTTGATTTCAAGCCTGAAGCTATAGCTGCTTTGAAACTGTAA
- the LOC130813215 gene encoding auxin-responsive protein SAUR71-like produces MAGGKRSLMKLKKFIVKLKWCIKMLQPVQTIPGNEEMLMFLARPKEPTLVPKGHFAILAGKCSEDEEQKDLKRFVVDIKYLRSPQVLKLLQEAEEEYGLHQQGALVVPCTSQELHKILDNL; encoded by the coding sequence atggCAGGTGGAAAAAGGAGTTTGATGAAGCTTAAAAAGTTTATAGTGAAGCTAAAATGGTGCATAAAAATGTTGCAACCAGTACAAACAATTCCAGGGAATGAAGAAATGCTTATGTTTCTAGCAAGACCTAAAGAGCCCACATTAGTGCCTAAAGGTCATTTTGCAATTTTAGCAGGAAAATGCAGTGAGGATGAAGAACAAAAAGACCTAAAAAGGTTTGTAGTAGACATCAAGTATTTGAGAAGTCCACAAGTTTTGAAACTTTTACAAGAAGCAGAAGAAGAGTATGGGCTCCATCAACAAGGTGCATTGGTTGTGCCTTGTACTTCTCAAGAGTTGCACAAGATTTTAGACAACTTGTAA
- the LOC130813355 gene encoding uncharacterized protein LOC130813355 isoform X2: MARTFTLPFSLPQSQNLNQILSTQFNQKSIINLLWTRKFSPIFHNSNSINRNNNVFLHVRRIPSFCASSLPSCSYSNLPICSSSNCICFSSVSLLPLCRSRLSFIGLSVMSQRGEDGSISPQDSAKTIRCVIKGRVQGVFYRNWTIENASQLGLKGWVRNRRDGSVEALFSGKAETVDEMLQRCRRGPPDAMVTALEANPSNEDPGTGFERKPTV, from the exons ATGGCTAGAACATTTACATTGCCATTCTCACTACCACAATCCCAGAATCTGAATCAAATTCTGAGCacccaattcaatcaaaaaagcATAATTAATTTGTTATGGACCCGAAAATTCAGCCCAATTTTTCATAATTCGAATTCTATAAATAGAAACAATAATGTATTCTTACATGTTAGAAGAATCCCCAGTTTTTGTGCTTCTTCATTGCCTTCTTGTTCTTATAGTAATCTTCCTATTTGCTCGAGTAgcaattgtatttgtttttcttctgtttctttACTTCCTTTGTGCCGATCTCGTTTATCTTTTATTGGGCTCTCAGTGATGTCTCAAAGGGGTGAAGATGGTTCAATTTCTCCTCAAGATTCAGCCAAAACT ATAAGATGCGTGATAAAGGGGAGGGTTCAAGGAGTATTCTACAGGAACTGGACAATTGAAAACGCAAGTCAGTTGGGTTTGAAGGGTTGGGTGCGAAATAGGCGAGATGGGTCTGTGGAAGCGCTATTTTCAGGTAAGGCTGAGACCGTAGATGAGATGCTGCAACGTTGTCGTCGGGGCCCTCCAGATGCTATGGTGACTGCTTTGGAAGCTAATCCTTCTAATGAGGATCCTGGGACAGGTTTTGAACGCAAACCCACTGTATGA
- the LOC130813355 gene encoding uncharacterized protein LOC130813355 isoform X1, whose protein sequence is MARTFTLPFSLPQSQNLNQILSTQFNQKSIINLLWTRKFSPIFHNSNSINRNNNVFLHVRRIPSFCASSLPSCSYSNLPICSSSNCICFSSVSLLPLCRSRLSFIGLSVMSQRGEDGSISPQDSAKTVRNFTIRCVIKGRVQGVFYRNWTIENASQLGLKGWVRNRRDGSVEALFSGKAETVDEMLQRCRRGPPDAMVTALEANPSNEDPGTGFERKPTV, encoded by the exons ATGGCTAGAACATTTACATTGCCATTCTCACTACCACAATCCCAGAATCTGAATCAAATTCTGAGCacccaattcaatcaaaaaagcATAATTAATTTGTTATGGACCCGAAAATTCAGCCCAATTTTTCATAATTCGAATTCTATAAATAGAAACAATAATGTATTCTTACATGTTAGAAGAATCCCCAGTTTTTGTGCTTCTTCATTGCCTTCTTGTTCTTATAGTAATCTTCCTATTTGCTCGAGTAgcaattgtatttgtttttcttctgtttctttACTTCCTTTGTGCCGATCTCGTTTATCTTTTATTGGGCTCTCAGTGATGTCTCAAAGGGGTGAAGATGGTTCAATTTCTCCTCAAGATTCAGCCAAAACTGTACGAAATTTTACT ATAAGATGCGTGATAAAGGGGAGGGTTCAAGGAGTATTCTACAGGAACTGGACAATTGAAAACGCAAGTCAGTTGGGTTTGAAGGGTTGGGTGCGAAATAGGCGAGATGGGTCTGTGGAAGCGCTATTTTCAGGTAAGGCTGAGACCGTAGATGAGATGCTGCAACGTTGTCGTCGGGGCCCTCCAGATGCTATGGTGACTGCTTTGGAAGCTAATCCTTCTAATGAGGATCCTGGGACAGGTTTTGAACGCAAACCCACTGTATGA
- the LOC130813647 gene encoding uncharacterized protein LOC130813647 yields the protein MATLRKAYELRLHISLKYVTANVMDTSNGQIVAQVSTIEHALKNAFDLGRTTKNPQTAIVVGEILSRRIKLEALSHPVLKHGIHANVCKQIQKKGVEDENANSRIVWSIINSLRDNRIRVTVIDPDCNEV from the coding sequence ATGGCGACGCTGCGCAAAGCGTACGAACTGCGGCTCCATATATCCCTCAAATACGTAACTGCCAATGTTATGGACACCAGTAACGGCCAAATCGTGGCGCAAGTCTCCACAATTGAGCACGCTCTTAAAAATGCCTTTGATTTGGGACGAACCACTAAAAACCCTCAAACTGCTATTGTTGTTGGTGAAATTCTTTCAAGGCGCATCAAATTGGAAGCTCTAAGTCATCCAGTTTTGAAGCATGGAATACACGCTAATGTGTGTAAACAGATCCAGAAAAAAGGGGTTGAAGATGAAAATGCTAATTCTAGGATTGTTTGGTCTATTATCAATTCTCTCAGAGATAATAGAATTAGGGTTACTGTAATTGATCCTGATTgtaatgaagtatga
- the LOC130812910 gene encoding small heat shock protein, chloroplastic-like, producing the protein MASNALAHSGATVVSNKGFTGVLPVGLGPPFALSTTPPKRASLRPLGLVVKAQQGGGSIVDPMDPRAGELFHKKVALIDTSPYVRTPWSTNEDEHEIRMWFDMPGLAAENIDVNVVDNLLVIKGEGGTDAFGKKIFNPYDSSVQLPFNSWKEEITAMFKNGVLYITVPKITKFEHKIIHIPVRSA; encoded by the exons ATGGCAAGCAATGCGTTGGCTCACTCTGGTGCAACTGTTGTCTCAAACAAGGGCTTTACTGGTGTATTACCAGTTGGGTTGGGCCCACCTTTTGCATTGTCCACAACACCACCAAAAAGGGCTTCTTTAAGGCCTTTGGGCCTGGTGGTCAAAGCCCAGCAAGGTGGTGGTTCCATAGTTGACCCGATGGATCCAAGGGCAGGTGAACTGTTTCACAAGAAGGTTGCCCTTATTGATACATCTCCTTATG TGCGCACTCCTTGGAGCACAAATGAGGATGAGCACGAAATCAGGATGTGGTTCGACATGCCAGGATTAGCAGCCGAAAACATAGATGTAAATGTGGTTGATAATCTGTTGGTAATCAAGGGAGAAGGTGGAACTGATGCATTCGGGAAAAAGATCTTTAACCCTTACGACAGTAGCGTTCAGTTGCCATTCAACTCGTGGAAAGAAGAGATAACAGCCATGTTTAAGAATGGTGTTCTTTACATTACTGTGCCTAAGATCACCAAATTTGAGCACAAAATTATCCATATTCCTGTCAGATCTGCTTAA